Proteins encoded within one genomic window of Macaca thibetana thibetana isolate TM-01 chromosome 3, ASM2454274v1, whole genome shotgun sequence:
- the ADAMTS1 gene encoding A disintegrin and metalloproteinase with thrombospondin motifs 1, whose amino-acid sequence MQRAVPEGFGRRKLGSHMGNAERAPGSRSFGPVPTLLLLAAALLAVSDALGRPSEEDEELVVPELERAPGHGTTRLRLHAFDQQLHLELRPDSSFLAPGFTLQNVGRKPGSETPLPEPDLAHCFYSGTVNGDPSSAAALSLCEGVRGAFYLRGEAYFIQPLPAASERLATAAPGEKPPAPLQFHLLRRNRQGDGGGTCGVVDDEPRPTGKAETEDENEGNEGEDEGAQWSPQDPALQRVGQPTGTGSIRKKRFVSSHRYVETMLVADQSMAEFHGSGLKHYLLTLFSVAARLYKHPSIRNSVSLVVVKILVIHDEQKGPEVTSNAALTLRNFCNWQKQHNPPSDRDAEHYDTAILFTRQDLCGSQTCDTLGMADVGTVCDPSRSCSVIEDDGLQAAFTTAHELGHVFNMPHDDAKQCASLNGVNQDSHMMASMLSNLDHSQPWSPCSAYMITSFLDNGHGECLMDKPQNPIQLPGDLPGTSYDANRQCQFTFGEDSKHCPDAASTCSTLWCTGTSGGVLVCQTKHFPWADGTSCGEGKWCINGKCVNKTDRKHFDTPFHGSWGMWGPWGDCSRTCGGGVQYTMRECDNPVPKNGGKYCEGKRVRYRSCNIEDCPDNNGKTFREEQCEAHNEFSKASFGSGPAVEWIPKYAGVSPKDRCKLICQAKGIGYFFVLQPKVVDGTPCSPDSTSVCVQGQCVKAGCDRIIDSKKKFDKCGVCGGNGSTCKKISGSVTSAKPGYHDIITIPTGATNIEVKQRNQRGSRNNGSFLAIKAVDGTYILNGDYTLSTLEQDIMYKGVVLRYSGSSAALERIRSFSPLKEPLTIQVLTVGNALRPKIKYTYFVKKKKESFNAIPTFSAWVIEEWGECSKSCELGWQRRLVECRDINGQPASECAKEVKPASTRPCADHPCPQWQLGEWSSCSKTCGKGYKKRSLKCLSHDGGVLSHESCDPLKKPKHFIDFCTMAECS is encoded by the exons ATGCAGCGAGCTGTACCCGAGGGGTTCGGAAGGCGCAAGCTGGGCAGCCACATGGGGAACGCGGAGCGGGCTCCGGGGTCTCGGAGCTTTGGGCCCGTGCCCACGCTGCTGCTGCTTGCCGCGGCGCTACTGGCGGTGTCGGACGCACTCGGGCGCCCCTCCGAGGAGGACGAGGAGCTGGTGGTGCCGGAGCTGGAGCGCGCCCCAGGACACGGGACCACGCGCCTCCGCCTGCACGCCTTTGACCAGCAGCTGCATCTGGAGCTGCGGCCCGACAGCAGCTTTTTGGCGCCCGGCTTCACGCTCCAGAACGTGGGGCGCAAACCCGGGTCCGAGACGCCTCTTCCGGAACCCGACCTGGCGCACTGCTTCTACTCCGGCACCGTGAATGGCGATCCCAGCTCAGCTGCCGCCCTCAGCCTCTGCGAGGGCGTGCGCGGCGCCTTCTACCTGCGGGGCGAGGCATATTTCATCCAGCCGCTGCCCGCAGCCAGCGAGCGCCTCGCCACCGCCGCCCCAGGGGAGAAGCCGCCGGCACCACTGCAGTTCCACCTCCTGCGGCGGAATCGGCAGGGCGACGGCGGCGGCACGTGCGGGGTCGTGGACGACGAGCCCCGGCCGACTGGGAAAGCGGAGACGGAAGACGAGAACGAAGGGAATGAGGGCGAGGACGAAGGGGCTCAGTGGTCGCCGCAGGACCCGGCACTGCAACGCGTAGGACAGCCCACAG gAACTGGAAGCATAAGAAAGAAGCGATTTGTGTCCAGTCACCGCTATGTGGAAACCATGCTTGTGGCAGACCAGTCGATGGCAGAATTCCACGGCAGTGGTCTAAAGCATTACCTTCTCACGTTGTTTTCGGTGGCAGCCAGGTTGTACAAACACCCCAGCATTCGTAATTCAGTTAGCCTGGTGGTGGTGAAGATCTTGGTCATCCACGATGAACAGAAGGGGCCAGAAGTGACTTCCAATGCTGCCCTCACTCTGCGGAACTTCTGCAACTGGCAAAAGCAGCACAACCCACCCAGTGACCGGGATGCAGAGCACTATGACACAGCAATTCTTTTCACCAGACAG GACTTGTGTGGGTCCCAGACATGTGATACTCTTGGGATGGCTGATGTTGGAACTGTGTGTGATCCGAGCAGAAGCTGCTCTGTCATAGAAGATGATGGTTTACAAGCTGCCTTCACCACAGCCCATGAATTAG GCCACGTGTTTAACATGCCACATGATGATGCAAAGCAGTGTGCCAGTCTTAATGGTGTGAACCAGGATTCCCACATGATGGCGTCAATGCTTTCCAACTTGGACCATAGCCAGCCTTGGTCTCCTTGCAGTGCCTACATGATTACATCATTTCTGGATAATGGTCATG GGGAATGTTTGATGGACAAGCCGCAGAATCCCATACAGCTCCCAGGCGATCTCCCTGGCACCTCGTACGATGCCAACCGGCAGTGCCAGTTTACATTTGGGGAGGACTCCAAACACTGCCCTGATGCAGCTAGCACGTGCAGCACCTTATGGTGTACCGGCACCTCTGGCGGAGTGCTGGTGTGCCAAACCAAACACTTCCCATGGGCAGATGGCACCAGCTGCGGAGAAGGGAAATGGTGTATCAACGGCAAGTGTGTGAACAAAACCGACAGAAAGCATTTTGAT ACTCCTTTTCATGGAAGCTGGGGGATGTGGGGACCTTGGGGAGACTGTTCGAGAACATGCGGTGGAGGAGTCCAGTACACGATGAGGGAATGTGATAACCCAGTCCCAAAGAATGGAGGGAAGTACTGTGAAGGCAAACGAGTACGCTACAGATCCTGTAACATTGAGGACTGTCCAGACAATAATG GAAAAACCTTTAGAGAGGAACAATGTGAGGCACACAACGAGTTTTCAAAAGCTTCCTTTGGGAGTGGACCTGCAGTGGAATGGATCCCCAAGTATGCTGGCGTCTCCCCAAAGGACAGGTGCAAGCTCATCTGCCAAGCCAAAGGCATTGGCTACTTCTTCGTTTTGCAGCCCAAG GTTGTAGATGGTACTCCATGTAGCCCAGATTCCACCTCTGTCTGTGTGCAAGGACAGTGTGTAAAAGCTGGTTGTGATCGCATCATAGACTCCAAAAAGAAGTTTGATAAATGTGGTGTTTGTGGGGGAAATGGATCTACTTGTAAGAAAATATCAGGATCAGTTACTAGTGCAAA ACCTGGATATCATGATATCATCACAATTCCAACTGGAGCCACCAACATCGAAGTGAAACAGCGGAACCAGAGGGGATCCAGGAACAATGGCAGCTTTCTCGCCATCAAAGCTGTCGATGGCACTTATATTCTTAACGGTGACTACACTTTGTCCACCTTAGAGCAAGACATTATGTACAAAGGTGTTGTCTTGAGGTACAGCGGCTCCTCTGCAGCACTGGAGAGAATTCGCAGCTTTAGCCCTCTCAAAGAGCCCTTGACCATCCAGGTGCTTACTGTGGGCAATGCCCTTCGACCTAAAATTAAATACACCTACTTCgtaaagaagaagaaggaatctTTCAATGCTATCCCCACCTTTTCAGCATGGGTCATAGAAGAGTGGGGCGAATGTTCTAAGTCATGTGAATTGGGTTGGCAGAGAAGACTAGTAGAATGCCGAGACATTAATGGACAGCCTGCTTCCGAGTGTGCAAAGGAAGTGAAGCCAGCCAGCACCAGACCTTGTGCAGACCATCCCTGTCCCCAGTGGCAGCTGGGGGAGTGGTCATCATGTTCTAAGACCTGTGGGAAGGGTTACAAAAAAAGAAGCTTGAAATGTCTGTCCCATGATGGGGGGGTGTTATCTCATGAGAGCTGTGATCCTTTAAAGAAACCTAAACATTTCATAGACTTTTGCACCATGGCAGAATGCAGTTAA